Proteins found in one Amycolatopsis aidingensis genomic segment:
- a CDS encoding ESX secretion-associated protein EspG, which translates to MESSAGGSIVLSTLEFDVLWEAERLPPRHPALEVPSPGRTHSERARLAEEAWQALARRGLARAGRAGGELTDQLQLLARPRAGIDVWVWAEREIKGMAVVSGSQALLCVVDRGEVWLIPVWESSLAESAVSVAGELDPGVGRSVSLPHETLRAADAQARGDAKALVTALEDRQVPLWQAQELAGMLLGTVSRGQFGAQRTTRDGQSHRAGRVVAFHDTDAGRYLFQVQRNTDGQDWATIAPADNALLAQRVWELLDET; encoded by the coding sequence ATGGAGTCCTCGGCAGGCGGCAGCATCGTGCTGTCCACACTGGAGTTCGACGTGCTGTGGGAGGCCGAGCGGCTGCCGCCGCGGCATCCCGCGCTGGAGGTACCCAGCCCGGGCCGTACGCACAGCGAGCGGGCCCGGCTGGCCGAGGAGGCATGGCAGGCGCTGGCCCGGCGTGGCCTGGCGCGGGCGGGCCGGGCTGGTGGCGAGCTGACCGACCAGCTGCAACTGCTGGCAAGGCCAAGGGCCGGCATCGACGTCTGGGTGTGGGCCGAGCGCGAGATCAAGGGCATGGCGGTGGTCTCCGGCAGCCAGGCACTGCTGTGCGTGGTGGACCGGGGCGAGGTCTGGCTGATCCCGGTCTGGGAGAGCTCGCTCGCCGAGTCGGCGGTCTCGGTTGCCGGTGAGCTGGACCCTGGGGTCGGGCGTTCGGTCAGCCTGCCGCACGAGACGCTGCGCGCGGCCGATGCCCAGGCCCGCGGGGACGCCAAGGCCCTGGTGACCGCGCTGGAGGATCGGCAGGTACCGCTGTGGCAGGCGCAGGAGCTGGCCGGGATGCTGCTGGGCACGGTCTCCCGCGGGCAGTTCGGCGCGCAGCGCACCACGCGGGACGGGCAGTCCCATCGCGCCGGGCGGGTGGTGGCCTTTCACGACACCGATGCGGGCCGGTACCTGTTCCAGGTCCAGCGCAACACCGACGGGCAGGACTGGGCCACCATCGCGCCCGCGGACAACGCGTTACTCGCCCAGCGGGTGTGGGAACTCCTGGACGAGACCTGA
- a CDS encoding DUF3558 domain-containing protein codes for MTGYPGRRRTVLVVLAAAGLAGCDSAPDAGPARTETPSGEPGPGLQRPAELPLDGVDPCALLGTADLDALGVNSRPRRSGAACSFDVDRTEPYYSYVLETMLDTGLGSWAEQARQAPALRTRPNSVAGFPALTRYRASRQPSDCQTLVGVATGQTLRAQLYPLSGRAFGQQQLCDMSERAATLAVRTLRAGK; via the coding sequence GTGACCGGGTACCCGGGGCGTAGGCGCACCGTGCTGGTCGTGCTGGCCGCCGCCGGGCTGGCCGGCTGTGACTCCGCACCCGATGCGGGCCCCGCCCGCACCGAGACCCCGAGCGGGGAGCCGGGGCCGGGCCTCCAGCGCCCGGCCGAGCTGCCGCTGGACGGGGTGGACCCCTGTGCCCTGCTCGGCACCGCGGACCTGGACGCACTGGGGGTGAACAGCAGGCCCCGGCGGTCCGGCGCGGCCTGCTCCTTCGATGTGGACCGGACCGAGCCGTACTACTCCTACGTGCTGGAAACCATGCTGGACACCGGCCTGGGCTCGTGGGCAGAGCAGGCCCGGCAGGCACCGGCGCTGCGTACCAGGCCCAACTCGGTGGCCGGCTTCCCCGCGCTGACCAGGTACCGGGCGAGCAGGCAGCCGAGCGACTGCCAGACGCTGGTCGGGGTGGCCACCGGGCAGACGCTGCGGGCGCAGCTCTACCCGTTGAGCGGCCGGGCGTTCGGCCAGCAGCAACTGTGTGACATGTCGGAGCGGGCGGCGACGCTCGCGGTGCGGACGTTACGAGCGGGGAAGTGA
- the purD gene encoding phosphoribosylamine--glycine ligase, with protein sequence MRVLVIGSGAREHALALAVSHDPAVTALACAPGNAGTAAVAEQLAVDVADPSAIAELAGGWKADLVVIGPEVPLVAGAADAVRKTGIACFGPSAEAARIEGSKSFAKDVMAAAKVPTAHSEVVDNPAHLDAALGRFGPTWVVKDDGLAGGKGVVVTQDVDFARKHAMTLLDGGHPVLLESYLDGPEASLFCLVDGQTVVPLVPAQDFKRVGDGDAGPNTGGMGAYAPLPWAPPGLVDDIVQTIVRPVVDELAARGAPFSGLLYAGLALTSSGPQVIEFNCRFGDPETQAVLALLRTPLSGLLHATATGRLAEHPPLEWAEGAAVTVVLAADGYPGLPRTGDVITGAEAEGVLHAGTRRREDGAVVSHGGRVLAVVGTGEDLEAAREQAYQRVGKVHLLGAHHRTDIALRAAHGEIAVPAG encoded by the coding sequence GTGCGCGTACTGGTAATCGGGTCCGGTGCCCGGGAACACGCTCTTGCCCTTGCCGTTTCGCATGATCCGGCGGTGACCGCACTGGCCTGTGCTCCCGGCAACGCGGGTACCGCGGCGGTGGCCGAGCAGCTCGCCGTGGACGTGGCCGACCCGTCCGCGATCGCCGAGCTGGCCGGCGGGTGGAAGGCCGACCTGGTGGTGATCGGTCCGGAGGTGCCACTGGTCGCCGGGGCCGCGGACGCCGTGCGCAAGACGGGCATCGCCTGCTTCGGTCCGTCCGCCGAGGCGGCCAGGATCGAGGGCTCCAAGTCCTTCGCCAAGGACGTGATGGCCGCGGCCAAGGTGCCGACCGCGCACAGTGAAGTGGTGGACAACCCGGCGCATCTGGACGCCGCGCTCGGCCGGTTCGGGCCGACCTGGGTGGTCAAGGACGACGGGCTCGCCGGGGGCAAGGGTGTCGTGGTCACCCAGGACGTCGACTTCGCCCGCAAGCACGCCATGACGCTGCTGGACGGCGGCCACCCCGTGCTCCTGGAGTCCTATTTGGACGGGCCGGAGGCCTCGTTGTTCTGCCTCGTGGACGGGCAGACCGTGGTGCCACTGGTGCCCGCGCAGGACTTCAAGCGGGTCGGCGACGGCGACGCGGGCCCGAACACCGGCGGGATGGGGGCCTACGCCCCGTTGCCGTGGGCGCCGCCCGGCCTGGTGGACGACATCGTGCAGACCATCGTGCGCCCGGTGGTTGACGAGCTCGCCGCGCGCGGTGCCCCGTTCTCCGGGCTGCTCTACGCCGGGCTCGCGCTGACCTCCTCCGGCCCGCAGGTGATCGAGTTCAACTGCCGGTTCGGCGACCCGGAGACCCAGGCCGTCCTGGCCCTGCTGCGCACCCCGCTTTCCGGGCTGCTGCACGCCACCGCCACCGGAAGGCTCGCCGAGCACCCGCCGCTGGAATGGGCCGAGGGCGCGGCGGTCACGGTGGTGCTGGCCGCGGACGGTTACCCGGGGCTACCGCGGACCGGTGACGTGATCACCGGCGCCGAGGCCGAGGGCGTGCTGCATGCGGGCACCCGCAGGCGGGAGGACGGTGCCGTGGTCTCGCACGGCGGCCGGGTGCTCGCCGTGGTCGGCACCGGCGAGGACCTCGAAGCCGCGCGGGAGCAGGCCTACCAGCGGGTAGGCAAGGTGCACCTGCTCGGCGCGCACCACCGCACGGACATCGCGTTGCGTGCGGCCCATGGCGAGATCGCCGTCCCGGCGGGCTGA
- a CDS encoding TIGR03564 family F420-dependent LLM class oxidoreductase, with protein sequence MSIGVALPARDAGETDNLVETLIERTAQAAAAGLRSAWFPQIMDVDAITMAALAGRAVPEIAVGTYVVPIYPRHPLLIGGAAQTAQAATGGRFTLGVGLGAQNVQEPAFGVPYPPPIQNLREQLTVLREVLAGAQVDYAGKLVTARPPLPTRVPGAQPPVPLHVAAMGPQALKVTGELADGTMPYLAGPRALGEFIVPSITTAAERAGRPAPAVIAAVPALVTGRVDEARERSAEQLAFYDTIPSYQRVIEREGASRALDLALIGDEETVAAGLRRYLDAGATELVLVNTGLNGEQDRLRTWRLAGELARSFH encoded by the coding sequence GTGAGCATCGGAGTGGCGCTGCCCGCACGCGACGCGGGCGAGACGGACAACCTGGTCGAGACCCTGATCGAACGCACCGCGCAGGCGGCAGCGGCCGGCCTGCGCTCGGCGTGGTTCCCGCAGATCATGGACGTGGACGCGATCACCATGGCCGCGCTGGCCGGGCGCGCGGTGCCGGAGATCGCGGTGGGGACCTACGTGGTGCCGATCTACCCCCGGCACCCGCTGCTGATCGGCGGTGCCGCGCAGACCGCGCAGGCGGCCACCGGTGGCCGGTTCACCCTCGGCGTGGGGCTGGGTGCGCAGAACGTTCAGGAACCGGCGTTCGGCGTTCCCTACCCGCCGCCCATCCAGAACCTGCGCGAGCAACTGACCGTGCTGCGCGAGGTGCTGGCCGGTGCGCAGGTGGACTACGCGGGCAAGCTGGTGACAGCCCGCCCGCCGCTGCCCACCAGGGTGCCGGGGGCACAGCCGCCCGTGCCGCTGCACGTGGCCGCGATGGGCCCGCAGGCGCTGAAGGTCACCGGGGAGCTGGCCGACGGCACGATGCCGTACCTGGCTGGCCCGCGGGCGCTCGGTGAGTTCATCGTGCCGTCCATCACCACCGCCGCCGAGCGGGCGGGCAGGCCCGCACCCGCCGTCATCGCCGCGGTGCCCGCGCTGGTCACCGGCAGGGTGGACGAGGCACGCGAGCGGTCAGCCGAGCAACTCGCCTTCTACGACACCATCCCGTCCTACCAGCGGGTCATCGAGCGGGAAGGAGCCTCCCGTGCCCTCGACCTTGCCCTGATCGGCGACGAGGAGACGGTCGCGGCGGGGCTGCGGCGGTACCTGGACGCGGGTGCGACCGAGCTGGTGCTGGTCAACACCGGCCTGAACGGCGAGCAGGACCGCCTGCGCACCTGGCGACTGGCAGGCGAGCTGGCCAGGAGCTTCCACTGA
- a CDS encoding MFS transporter has product MNAAGVRDARWVVPLCWAAVLLDGFDLVVLGAVIPVLLDDGVWGMTAGTASVVSTVGLVGMMLGALAIGTVTDVIGRRKALILAVLSFSGFTLLCAVAPSAFLFGLLRFLAGLGLGGCLPTAITLVTEFARAGRNSSATTTIMTGYHVGAVLTALLGLVVIEPLGWRAMFVLGAAPALVLLPLMLRYLPESEAFAQVSRTERGGTAAVRTLFHNGLLRATIAFWVASFMGLLLVYGMNTWLPEIMREAGYPLGAALGFLLTLNVGAVLGLLVAGRVADRVGVRPSAIGWFAAAAVFLALLSIKLPGIGVYLAVLIAGFFVFSSQVLVYAYVGRTYPAEGRATGLGWAAGVGRLGAISGPLLGGALVSAGIAYPWGFYAFAAVGAVGALAVLAVGSARKAEPTAGARSG; this is encoded by the coding sequence ATGAACGCTGCCGGAGTACGGGACGCGCGCTGGGTCGTGCCGTTGTGCTGGGCGGCCGTCCTGCTCGACGGTTTCGACCTGGTGGTGCTCGGCGCGGTCATCCCCGTGTTGCTCGACGACGGGGTCTGGGGGATGACCGCGGGCACCGCCTCGGTGGTGTCCACCGTCGGGCTGGTCGGGATGATGCTGGGGGCGCTGGCGATCGGCACCGTCACCGATGTGATCGGCAGGCGTAAGGCGCTGATCCTTGCCGTGCTGTCCTTCTCCGGGTTCACCCTGCTGTGCGCCGTCGCGCCATCGGCCTTCCTGTTCGGGCTGCTGCGTTTCCTCGCCGGACTCGGCCTCGGTGGCTGCCTGCCGACCGCCATCACGCTGGTGACCGAGTTCGCCCGCGCCGGGCGGAACAGTTCGGCGACCACCACGATCATGACCGGCTACCACGTCGGTGCGGTGCTGACCGCGCTGCTCGGGCTGGTGGTGATCGAACCGCTGGGCTGGCGGGCGATGTTCGTGCTCGGCGCGGCGCCCGCGCTGGTGCTGCTCCCGCTGATGCTGCGGTACCTGCCGGAGTCGGAAGCCTTCGCCCAGGTGTCCCGTACCGAGCGCGGCGGGACGGCCGCCGTGCGCACGTTGTTCCACAATGGACTGTTGCGGGCGACGATCGCGTTCTGGGTCGCGTCCTTCATGGGACTGCTGCTGGTCTACGGGATGAACACCTGGCTGCCGGAGATCATGCGGGAGGCGGGTTACCCGCTCGGTGCGGCGCTTGGCTTCCTGCTGACCCTGAACGTCGGCGCGGTTCTCGGGCTGCTCGTCGCCGGGCGGGTCGCCGACCGGGTCGGCGTGCGGCCATCCGCGATCGGCTGGTTCGCCGCTGCCGCGGTGTTCCTCGCCCTGCTCAGCATCAAGCTGCCCGGGATCGGGGTCTATCTCGCCGTGCTGATCGCCGGATTCTTCGTGTTCAGCTCGCAGGTGCTGGTCTACGCCTACGTCGGCCGCACCTACCCGGCCGAGGGCCGGGCCACCGGACTCGGCTGGGCGGCCGGGGTCGGGCGGCTCGGCGCGATCAGCGGCCCGCTGCTTGGCGGCGCGCTGGTCTCGGCAGGCATCGCGTATCCGTGGGGTTTCTACGCCTTCGCGGCGGTGGGTGCCGTGGGCGCACTGGCCGTGCTGGCCGTCGGCTCGGCCAGGAAGGCGGAACCGACGGCCGGCGCCCGGTCCGGTTAG
- a CDS encoding PPE domain-containing protein, translated as MDGSIVQYGSLAELVGRITDQRFDGYTDEGVAEEIDLFRSGPGIGSIGAAVEALKAVGAALVETEDTLREELGKLGVEWQSEAGIAAGAAVQRKADFSADANDKVTSSAEKVFAQGEAFNRTLYKLPDPEVIRAGAGGYSFGDSLFSLIGFETDHARKVAEGMEARQQAVAALNSYAKESGQNLGTVDPIVEPEALRMSAQQRVPGSVDAGGPPVAPAPDVTSAAGADGQPVRGSAPGQAATPVRPPAAEPASAPAGIASPAPAAPRQTGAVAGSPAPDRTAPSAAPADPAAGRPAGTAVGGMVTGSQRPAQEPAAGGRPSTGPGAPQASGSSATAGGPGVAGVSGTSGTSGGQAGQGAPAAPGRAGGGVPGAPGAGSAPGGGGVGKVAMPGGQAATSQEAPLAKGKMSSAVPDAPAAGATGGTGTGYGAAPKPSNTGTNLAMGATALGAGGVAGAMSGEQERRGRGVGRSAPGAGQSPRALSIGDLPEEEDRAKRNADRLNPKGRGDRDGLLERAAPADGEADSDHVRKFGVDDHDLFTDQRMVTPDVIGPDGTSDER; from the coding sequence ATGGACGGTTCGATCGTTCAGTACGGCAGCCTCGCGGAGCTGGTTGGCCGGATCACCGACCAGCGCTTCGACGGCTACACCGACGAGGGCGTCGCCGAGGAGATCGACCTCTTCCGGTCCGGGCCCGGCATCGGCAGCATCGGCGCGGCCGTGGAGGCGCTGAAGGCCGTCGGTGCCGCGCTGGTGGAGACCGAGGACACCCTGCGCGAGGAGCTTGGCAAGCTCGGCGTCGAATGGCAGAGCGAGGCCGGGATCGCGGCCGGTGCCGCGGTGCAGCGCAAGGCGGACTTCTCCGCCGACGCGAACGACAAGGTGACCAGCTCGGCGGAGAAGGTCTTCGCCCAGGGCGAGGCCTTCAACCGGACCCTCTACAAGCTGCCGGACCCGGAGGTGATCCGGGCCGGGGCAGGCGGCTACAGCTTCGGCGACTCGCTGTTCAGCCTGATCGGTTTCGAGACCGACCACGCGCGCAAGGTCGCCGAAGGCATGGAGGCGCGGCAGCAGGCGGTGGCGGCGCTGAACAGCTATGCCAAGGAGAGCGGGCAGAACCTGGGCACGGTCGATCCGATCGTGGAACCGGAGGCGCTGCGGATGAGTGCGCAGCAACGGGTGCCCGGCTCGGTGGACGCGGGAGGACCGCCGGTTGCACCCGCACCGGACGTGACCTCGGCCGCGGGTGCCGACGGCCAGCCGGTGCGTGGCTCCGCGCCGGGGCAGGCGGCCACCCCGGTCCGGCCGCCCGCGGCGGAACCGGCCTCCGCACCAGCGGGGATCGCGTCCCCCGCCCCGGCGGCACCCCGGCAGACCGGCGCCGTCGCGGGTTCCCCGGCGCCGGACCGCACGGCACCCAGCGCCGCTCCGGCCGACCCCGCGGCGGGCCGCCCCGCGGGCACGGCGGTCGGCGGCATGGTCACCGGTTCCCAGCGGCCCGCACAGGAACCGGCCGCGGGCGGGCGGCCCTCCACCGGCCCTGGTGCCCCGCAGGCATCGGGCTCCAGTGCGACGGCCGGAGGTCCCGGCGTCGCCGGGGTGTCCGGGACGTCCGGGACCTCCGGCGGGCAGGCGGGCCAGGGTGCGCCTGCCGCGCCCGGCCGGGCCGGTGGCGGCGTCCCCGGCGCCCCTGGCGCGGGCTCGGCACCCGGTGGCGGTGGCGTCGGCAAGGTCGCCATGCCAGGCGGGCAGGCCGCGACGAGCCAGGAGGCTCCGCTGGCCAAGGGCAAGATGTCCAGCGCCGTGCCGGACGCGCCCGCCGCCGGGGCCACTGGCGGCACCGGTACCGGGTACGGCGCGGCACCGAAGCCGAGCAACACGGGCACGAACCTGGCCATGGGCGCGACCGCGCTCGGCGCGGGCGGCGTGGCCGGTGCGATGAGTGGCGAGCAGGAGCGCCGTGGCCGCGGGGTCGGCCGCAGCGCGCCAGGCGCGGGCCAGTCACCGCGGGCGCTGTCCATCGGGGACCTGCCCGAGGAGGAGGACCGGGCCAAACGCAACGCCGACCGGCTCAACCCGAAGGGTCGCGGGGACCGGGACGGGCTGCTGGAACGCGCCGCCCCCGCCGACGGTGAGGCGGACAGTGATCACGTGCGCAAGTTCGGCGTGGACGACCACGACCTGTTCACCGACCAGCGAATGGTCACCCCGGACGTGATCGGGCCGGACGGCACCAGCGACGAGCGCTGA
- a CDS encoding aminotransferase class I/II-fold pyridoxal phosphate-dependent enzyme, translating into MIDPAAFPGPSSRADVAPFHVMEVLSAAQARQRSHGDVIALCAGQPTAGAPQPVLDAAERALRTGDLGYTVQLGIPELRAAIARHYRHWYALEVSPQEVIVTTGSSGGFLLSFLAAFEAGDRVAMARPGYPAYRNLLTALGCEVIEFATEEHTRFQPTTELLDTLGPIDGLVVASPSNPTGTALPPAELAAIAGWCSARGVQLISDEIYHGISYGTELGCAWQSSREALVLGSFSKYFAMTGWRLGWMVVPDRLHRAVDVLTGNFNICPPALAQRAAVAAFEPESYAELDSHVEHYRANRDLLVTGLREIGLDRVAPVDGAFYAYADVSAHTTDSLSWCQRLLADTGLAITPGIDFDPVQGGRFVRFSFAGARADLAEGVRRLGSWLGPGTP; encoded by the coding sequence ATGATCGACCCCGCCGCGTTCCCAGGGCCATCCTCCCGCGCCGATGTCGCGCCCTTCCACGTGATGGAGGTGCTGTCCGCGGCGCAGGCGCGGCAGCGCAGCCACGGCGACGTGATCGCGCTGTGTGCAGGGCAGCCGACCGCAGGCGCGCCGCAGCCGGTGCTGGACGCCGCGGAACGGGCCCTGCGCACGGGAGACCTCGGCTACACCGTGCAACTGGGCATCCCGGAGCTACGCGCGGCCATCGCCAGGCACTACCGGCACTGGTACGCGCTGGAGGTGAGCCCGCAGGAGGTGATCGTGACGACCGGCTCATCCGGCGGGTTCCTGCTGTCCTTCCTCGCCGCTTTCGAGGCGGGCGACCGGGTGGCGATGGCCCGCCCCGGCTATCCGGCGTACCGCAACCTGCTCACCGCGCTGGGCTGCGAGGTGATCGAGTTCGCCACCGAGGAACACACCCGCTTCCAGCCGACCACCGAGCTGCTGGACACCCTCGGCCCGATCGACGGCCTGGTGGTGGCCAGCCCCAGCAACCCCACCGGCACCGCGCTGCCGCCTGCCGAGCTGGCCGCCATCGCGGGCTGGTGCTCGGCCCGCGGGGTGCAGCTGATCAGCGACGAGATCTACCACGGCATCTCCTATGGCACCGAGCTCGGCTGCGCCTGGCAGAGTTCGCGGGAGGCGCTGGTACTCGGCTCGTTCTCCAAGTACTTCGCGATGACCGGCTGGCGGCTCGGCTGGATGGTGGTGCCCGACCGGCTGCACCGCGCGGTGGACGTGCTGACCGGGAACTTCAACATCTGCCCGCCCGCACTGGCCCAGCGAGCCGCGGTGGCGGCCTTCGAACCGGAGTCCTACGCCGAGCTGGACAGCCACGTCGAGCACTACCGGGCCAACCGGGACCTGCTGGTCACCGGCCTGCGGGAGATCGGCCTGGACCGGGTGGCCCCGGTGGACGGCGCCTTCTACGCCTACGCCGACGTCTCCGCGCACACCACGGACAGCCTGAGCTGGTGCCAACGGCTGCTCGCGGACACCGGCCTTGCCATCACGCCAGGGATCGACTTCGATCCGGTGCAGGGCGGGCGGTTCGTCCGGTTCTCCTTCGCAGGCGCACGGGCGGACCTTGCCGAGGGCGTCCGGCGGCTGGGCAGCTGGCTGGGTCCTGGAACCCCCTGA
- a CDS encoding glycerophosphodiester phosphodiesterase → MRTRLAALALSGLAVLSVTSVAAGPATAQDNDRTAGAAAAGAARGHDELVVVGHRGASGYRPEHTLASYELAARMGADYIEPDLVTTKDGVLVARHEPEIGGTTDVAQRPEFADRRTTKVLDGEEVTGWFAEDFTLAELKTLRAKERIPDLRPNNTIYDGRYQIPTLQEIIDLSRRLSWQLHRRIGIYPETKHPTYFREQGLPLEPALVRTLNRNGLNHRHAKVYVQSFEVSNLEQLEHELRVPLVQLIGGSGAPYDFVAKGDPRTYDDLVTRAGLAEIARYADGIGPDKNRVIPRDEDGNLGEPTNLVADAHRFRLQVHPYTFRAENAFLPANLRSSADPAAWGDIFAEYEAFRAAGIDGVFADHPDIAVAAREER, encoded by the coding sequence GTGAGAACCCGCTTGGCGGCGCTGGCATTGTCCGGCCTGGCCGTGCTCAGTGTGACGAGTGTCGCCGCCGGTCCGGCGACCGCGCAGGACAACGACCGTACCGCCGGTGCGGCTGCGGCCGGTGCGGCACGGGGGCACGATGAGCTCGTGGTCGTCGGACACCGAGGCGCCTCGGGCTACCGCCCCGAGCACACGCTGGCCAGCTACGAGCTGGCGGCGCGGATGGGCGCCGACTACATCGAACCGGACCTGGTGACCACCAAGGACGGTGTGCTGGTCGCCCGGCACGAACCGGAGATCGGCGGCACCACCGACGTCGCGCAGCGGCCGGAGTTCGCCGACCGCAGGACCACCAAGGTGCTGGACGGTGAGGAGGTCACCGGCTGGTTCGCCGAGGACTTCACCCTCGCCGAGCTGAAGACCCTGCGGGCCAAGGAGCGGATCCCGGACCTGCGGCCGAACAACACGATCTACGACGGCCGCTACCAGATCCCCACCCTGCAGGAGATCATCGACCTGTCCCGGCGGTTGTCCTGGCAGCTGCACCGGCGGATCGGGATCTACCCGGAGACCAAGCACCCGACCTACTTCCGCGAGCAGGGCCTGCCGCTGGAACCCGCGCTGGTGCGCACGCTGAACCGCAACGGGCTGAACCACCGGCACGCGAAGGTGTACGTGCAGTCCTTCGAGGTGAGCAACCTCGAGCAGCTGGAGCACGAGCTGCGCGTCCCGCTGGTGCAGCTGATCGGCGGCTCCGGTGCGCCGTACGACTTCGTGGCCAAGGGCGACCCGCGCACCTACGACGACCTGGTGACCCGCGCGGGGCTGGCCGAGATCGCCCGCTACGCCGACGGGATCGGCCCGGACAAGAACCGGGTCATCCCGCGGGACGAGGACGGCAACCTCGGCGAACCGACCAACCTGGTGGCCGATGCGCACCGGTTCCGGTTGCAGGTGCACCCCTACACCTTCCGGGCGGAGAACGCCTTCCTGCCCGCGAACCTGCGGTCCTCGGCCGACCCGGCAGCCTGGGGCGACATTTTCGCCGAGTACGAGGCGTTCCGCGCCGCCGGGATCGACGGGGTGTTCGCCGACCACCCGGACATCGCGGTGGCCGCACGCGAAGAGCGCTAA
- a CDS encoding HAD family hydrolase, which translates to MTREGDGRAPTGWVIFDYGEVISRRTEAIPELAACLDVPRAEFEPAYWAQRDVYDRGCSDLDYWRAIGDALGVRVDEATSAELTEIDIAGWAPTEEATLELLDSLSAAGARLALLSNAPSSFARFAERQPWAGHFRELLFSGDVGIAKPDKAIFAMLLDRLEADPADCFFLDDRQYNVDGARAAGLRAERWLGVEAARRHLPL; encoded by the coding sequence ATGACCCGCGAAGGTGACGGCCGGGCGCCGACCGGCTGGGTGATCTTCGACTACGGCGAGGTCATCTCCCGCCGCACCGAGGCGATTCCCGAACTCGCGGCCTGCCTGGACGTTCCCCGCGCGGAATTCGAGCCGGCCTACTGGGCGCAACGGGACGTCTACGACCGGGGCTGCTCGGATCTGGACTACTGGCGCGCGATCGGGGACGCGCTCGGCGTGCGGGTGGACGAGGCCACCTCAGCCGAGCTGACCGAGATCGACATCGCGGGCTGGGCGCCCACCGAGGAAGCCACCCTGGAGCTGCTGGACTCACTGTCCGCCGCCGGTGCCCGGCTGGCCCTGCTGTCCAACGCTCCCTCGTCCTTCGCCCGGTTCGCCGAGCGCCAGCCGTGGGCCGGACACTTCCGGGAGCTGCTGTTCTCCGGCGACGTCGGAATCGCCAAGCCGGACAAGGCGATCTTCGCCATGCTGCTGGACCGGCTGGAGGCGGACCCTGCGGACTGCTTCTTCCTCGACGACCGTCAGTACAATGTAGACGGAGCGAGGGCGGCAGGACTGCGCGCCGAACGCTGGCTGGGGGTCGAGGCCGCCCGGCGGCACCTGCCGCTGTGA
- a CDS encoding WXG100 family type VII secretion target, whose translation MSDDPPEQNPQSGGPGAGGALATYSLGAGVPTAPDARDIRVDPSKLLEVASVIETQANQLQDKLRAQLEALRIEPPSQDVVSIHAVEAWNNVIVDGEESYERRVRAYVQGLRSLVEQLRAASAEYEGSEDERAESFGDRVPGA comes from the coding sequence ATGTCAGACGATCCGCCGGAGCAGAACCCGCAATCGGGCGGTCCGGGCGCGGGCGGGGCCCTCGCCACGTACTCGCTCGGCGCTGGCGTGCCCACCGCGCCGGACGCGCGGGACATCCGGGTCGACCCTAGCAAGTTGCTCGAGGTCGCCTCGGTCATCGAGACCCAGGCCAACCAGCTGCAGGACAAGCTGCGGGCCCAGCTGGAGGCGCTGCGGATCGAGCCGCCGTCCCAGGACGTGGTGAGCATCCATGCGGTCGAGGCGTGGAACAACGTGATCGTGGACGGCGAGGAGTCCTACGAACGCCGGGTCCGCGCCTATGTCCAGGGGCTGCGGTCGCTGGTCGAGCAGCTGCGCGCGGCCAGCGCCGAGTACGAGGGCAGCGAGGACGAGCGGGCGGAGAGCTTCGGTGACCGGGTACCCGGGGCGTAG